GTACATCGTGACTGACACGGTCGTCGAGGCGCTCGTGCTGGAGTGCAATCTCATCAAGCAGTACACACCGCAGTACAACATCATGCTGCGGGACGACAAAGCCTACCCGTACATCAAGATTACGAATGAGCAGCATCCCCGGCTGGATATCGTCCGCCGGGTACAAAACGATAAAGCGAAGTACTTTGGCCCGTATCCAAACGCAACCTCGGCGTCGGAAACGAAGAAGCTCCTGGAGCGTCTGTATCCGCTTCGGAAGTGTCGCACGCTGAAAAAGCAGGTCTGTTTGTACTATCACATCGGCCAGTGTCTGGCGCCATGCGAGTTTGAAGTCAAGCCGGAAGCCTATCAGCAGATTGTCAAGGAAATCAGCCATTTTCTGAACGGCGGTCATCAGGAAGTCGTCGCCGACCTTCAGGAGAAAATGATGCGGGAGGCCGAGGCCCTTCGGTTTGAACGCGCGAAGGAACTGCGAGACCTGATTGCGCACATTGAACGGGTCATGGAAGCACAAAAGATTACCGTGGTCGACCAAGTAGATCGCGACGTTTTTGGGTACTATGCAGACAAAGGCTGGCTTTGCGTCCAGGTGTTCTATGTGCGCAGCGGGAAGCTGATTGAGCGCTCCGTAAACATGATGCAGCACTACGGGGACCCTGCGGAGGACTTCATGTCCTACGTGGAGCAGTTTTATTTCCAGCAGCCGGACGTTCCCAAGGAAATTCTCCTGCCACAGGGCGTCTCCAGCGACGCGCTGGCCGATTGGCTGCACGCCAAGTGTCTGCACCCGCAGCGCGGGCAAAAGCGGCAGCTGGTCGAACTGGCGACGGAGAACGCGCGCCTGTCGCTGGAAGAACGCCTGCGGCTTTTGGAACGCAAGATGGATCGCACCCTTGGGGCAGTGATTGAGCTTGGGGAGACCCTGGGGATTCCCATGCCGCACCGCATTGAGTCCTTTGACAACTCCAATTTACAGGGCAGCGACGCGGTGGCGGCCATGGTTGTCTTCGTGGACGGAAAGCCGGCTCGCCAGGAATATAGAAAGTACAAAATTCGGACCGTCCAAGGTCCGGATGATTATGCGTCCATGAAGGAGGTCATCCGGCGCCGGTATACGCGCGTGCTGCGCGAGAAGCTGCCGCTGCCGGACCTCATTGTGATCGACGGCGGGAAAGGTCAGCTGGCGGCGGCACTGGATGTGTTGGAAAACGAGCTCGACCTGCATGTGCCGGTCTGCGGCCTGGCCAAGGACGACCGGCATCGCACCAGCCAGTTGTTCTTCCGCGACGAGCCGGACCCCGTGGCGATCGACAGGCATTCGCCCGCGTTTTATTTGCTCGAGCGCATCCAGGATGAGGTACACCGGTTTGCCATCACGTTTCACCGCCAGTCCCGGAAGAAAACGGGGTTGTCCTCCGTTTTAGACCAGATTCCCGGCGTCGGTCCGCAGCGGCGCAAGACGCTTCTGAAGCACTTCGGTTCGCTGAAGGCCATGGCAGAAGCGGATGAAGCGGAGTTTCGACAGATTGGCATTGGGCCAAAACTGGCATCGGAGATTCAAACGTACCTGCGCACGCAGCACAAACCCGGGGGT
Above is a genomic segment from Alicyclobacillus cycloheptanicus containing:
- the uvrC gene encoding excinuclease ABC subunit UvrC — translated: MNDNLKEKLSLLPAKPGVYLMKDGHGQVIYVGKAQRLKNRVRSYFTGSHDRKTQALVANIADFEYIVTDTVVEALVLECNLIKQYTPQYNIMLRDDKAYPYIKITNEQHPRLDIVRRVQNDKAKYFGPYPNATSASETKKLLERLYPLRKCRTLKKQVCLYYHIGQCLAPCEFEVKPEAYQQIVKEISHFLNGGHQEVVADLQEKMMREAEALRFERAKELRDLIAHIERVMEAQKITVVDQVDRDVFGYYADKGWLCVQVFYVRSGKLIERSVNMMQHYGDPAEDFMSYVEQFYFQQPDVPKEILLPQGVSSDALADWLHAKCLHPQRGQKRQLVELATENARLSLEERLRLLERKMDRTLGAVIELGETLGIPMPHRIESFDNSNLQGSDAVAAMVVFVDGKPARQEYRKYKIRTVQGPDDYASMKEVIRRRYTRVLREKLPLPDLIVIDGGKGQLAAALDVLENELDLHVPVCGLAKDDRHRTSQLFFRDEPDPVAIDRHSPAFYLLERIQDEVHRFAITFHRQSRKKTGLSSVLDQIPGVGPQRRKTLLKHFGSLKAMAEADEAEFRQIGIGPKLASEIQTYLRTQHKPGGAESSNASVSSPDVGSFP